One Lacticaseibacillus rhamnosus genomic window carries:
- a CDS encoding heavy metal-binding domain-containing protein, which yields MAQEILITTTENIPGKHYEIIGEVFGLTTQSKNVISNIGAGLKNLVGGEIKAYSDMLHESREKAIDRLRTEARKAGGDAVVMMRFDSGSIGGDMQSVVAYGTAVKLLD from the coding sequence ATGGCTCAGGAAATTTTGATTACCACCACCGAGAACATTCCCGGGAAACATTACGAAATCATTGGTGAAGTTTTTGGTTTAACCACTCAGTCCAAAAATGTGATTAGTAACATCGGCGCTGGCTTGAAGAACCTTGTTGGAGGTGAAATCAAAGCCTACAGCGATATGCTGCATGAATCGCGAGAAAAGGCAATTGATCGCCTGCGTACTGAAGCTCGCAAAGCAGGAGGCGACGCTGTGGTGATGATGCGCTTTGATTCCGGATCAATCGGCGGCGATATGCAAAGCGTTGTCGCATACGGAACGGCAGTCAAACTACTCGACTAG
- a CDS encoding NAD(+) diphosphatase, with protein sequence MTFKFCPICGHALIPKLAGDDGNVPYCETCQRFWFPLFADCVLVLVVNEFDEIALVKMPYLSEKYASIISGYMQPGESAEESAKREVIEELGIHLDQLDYAGTYWYKKTSSLMHGFISHTSKQSLVTSPEISEAEWVPASLAPEKMFPDSPDNAALAVYRTYLQTKQRQ encoded by the coding sequence ATGACTTTTAAATTCTGTCCTATCTGTGGCCACGCGCTCATCCCAAAATTGGCAGGCGATGATGGGAATGTGCCTTACTGTGAAACTTGCCAACGCTTTTGGTTTCCATTATTTGCCGATTGTGTCCTCGTGCTGGTCGTCAATGAATTTGATGAGATTGCATTGGTGAAAATGCCTTATTTGTCTGAGAAATATGCCTCTATCATCTCAGGTTATATGCAGCCGGGTGAAAGCGCTGAGGAGAGTGCCAAGCGCGAAGTTATAGAAGAACTCGGCATCCATCTGGATCAACTCGACTACGCTGGCACATATTGGTACAAGAAAACTAGCAGTCTCATGCATGGCTTTATCAGTCATACTTCCAAGCAGTCTTTAGTCACTTCACCTGAAATTTCCGAAGCCGAATGGGTACCGGCATCGCTTGCGCCCGAAAAAATGTTTCCTGATTCACCGGATAATGCCGCTTTAGCCGTCTATCGTACCTATCTGCAAACAAAACAACGTCAATAA
- a CDS encoding quinone oxidoreductase family protein: MIGYGFSHAGGPEVIDAIDLPTPQPGPHEIQIKTSAIGLNNRDRMARQLGGSGLTVPGYDVAGTVSSIGSNVSRFKVGDRVVARTTSAYAEIVTAAADMSVLLPASITPEKGVAVITPGVTGYRMVELGNVKAGDTVIVKGASGGVGSAAIQLAVARGASVIGIASSRHEVAVERLGVEHFVAYDQGNPVTQLRQTADVVINAAMNGLGGDDDVAMTKDNGLIVSVSHTEPLLSRGIRFIHTRPLGGSEVGKALQLLIDLMAQNKLNVQVGYVLPFTREGFVKGHQLLDDPQHEGRIVIRVDR, from the coding sequence ATGATCGGATACGGATTTAGTCATGCAGGCGGGCCGGAAGTGATTGATGCGATTGACTTGCCGACACCACAACCGGGACCTCATGAAATTCAAATTAAGACTAGCGCAATCGGTCTCAATAACCGTGATCGCATGGCGCGGCAACTAGGCGGCAGTGGCTTGACAGTACCGGGATACGATGTTGCCGGTACCGTCAGTTCGATCGGGAGCAATGTTTCTCGGTTTAAAGTGGGCGATCGCGTGGTGGCGCGAACAACCAGTGCCTATGCAGAAATCGTCACTGCCGCAGCTGACATGAGCGTCTTGTTACCAGCTTCGATTACTCCGGAAAAAGGCGTAGCGGTCATTACCCCTGGTGTCACCGGTTACCGCATGGTGGAACTGGGCAATGTTAAAGCTGGTGATACTGTTATTGTTAAAGGTGCCTCTGGCGGGGTGGGCTCGGCAGCAATTCAACTCGCCGTTGCGCGCGGGGCCTCGGTCATCGGCATTGCCAGCAGCCGTCATGAAGTCGCGGTTGAGCGGCTTGGCGTTGAACACTTTGTCGCTTACGATCAGGGTAATCCCGTCACCCAACTGCGCCAGACTGCCGATGTCGTGATTAACGCTGCTATGAACGGGCTTGGTGGCGATGATGATGTCGCTATGACCAAAGACAACGGACTGATCGTTTCCGTTAGTCACACAGAACCTTTACTCAGCAGAGGCATTCGTTTTATTCATACCCGGCCACTTGGCGGATCCGAGGTAGGCAAAGCTTTGCAACTGCTCATTGATTTGATGGCACAAAACAAGCTCAACGTTCAGGTCGGCTATGTGTTGCCATTTACCCGCGAAGGTTTTGTCAAAGGGCACCAGTTGCTTGATGATCCGCAGCATGAAGGTAGAATTGTCATTCGCGTGGATAGATAA
- a CDS encoding ammonium transporter — protein sequence MNLADTGFVIIASVLVWFMTPGLAFFYGGLVSKRNVINTMLSVFYITGIAILLWVAVGYELSFNGNLFGVIGQVQHLFLSGVSLGTATVARIPTGVYILFQMMFAIITPALFVGAVVGRMHFKFLTWFIVLWSLLVYYPLVHLIWSPDGLLAGLGVLDFAGGTVIHINAGITALTLSAFLGRRADEHTVPYNRPWVLLGTAILWIGWYGFNAGSALGVNQAAMTAALTTSVGAAAALVTWMILDIWQTGHPTLIGTCTGALCGLVGITPATGYVTSFGAVCIGVASTLASYWFISKIKPRLGIDDTLDAFGCHGVSGIVGSVLTGVFASKTVAPGIAHAGLAYGGGWHLLLIQLAGTIIVIALVAAMVTIITSILTQFVAIRVSPAAEKMGLDYSEHAEPVDEEVAASWEQHTPVSSFPDEFKGQLHGFDPRPHQNDQ from the coding sequence ATGAATTTAGCCGATACAGGATTTGTGATCATTGCAAGCGTTCTGGTTTGGTTTATGACCCCGGGACTTGCTTTTTTCTATGGAGGCCTCGTCTCTAAGCGCAACGTCATTAATACCATGCTGTCAGTCTTCTACATTACCGGGATTGCGATTTTACTGTGGGTGGCCGTGGGTTATGAATTGAGCTTCAATGGTAATCTTTTCGGGGTGATTGGCCAGGTACAGCATCTCTTTCTTAGCGGCGTCTCGCTTGGTACGGCAACGGTGGCTAGGATTCCAACCGGCGTTTACATTCTCTTTCAAATGATGTTTGCTATCATCACGCCGGCTCTGTTTGTCGGTGCGGTTGTTGGCCGCATGCATTTTAAGTTCTTGACTTGGTTTATTGTCCTGTGGTCCCTATTGGTTTATTACCCGCTTGTACATTTAATTTGGAGTCCGGATGGCTTGTTGGCTGGGCTTGGCGTGCTTGATTTTGCCGGTGGAACCGTCATTCATATTAACGCCGGGATTACGGCACTGACCTTGTCTGCCTTTCTTGGCCGGCGCGCGGATGAGCATACGGTGCCTTACAATCGGCCGTGGGTGTTGCTAGGAACAGCCATTCTTTGGATCGGTTGGTATGGCTTTAATGCCGGGTCGGCGCTGGGGGTCAATCAGGCGGCAATGACGGCGGCTTTGACCACATCGGTTGGCGCCGCAGCAGCCTTAGTCACCTGGATGATCCTTGATATTTGGCAAACAGGCCATCCAACCTTAATAGGCACTTGTACCGGCGCTTTATGCGGACTGGTCGGAATCACGCCGGCAACCGGCTACGTGACCAGTTTTGGTGCGGTTTGCATCGGTGTGGCATCAACGTTAGCCAGTTACTGGTTCATCAGCAAAATCAAGCCACGACTCGGTATTGATGACACATTAGACGCTTTTGGCTGTCATGGTGTTTCCGGGATCGTCGGTAGTGTCCTGACCGGTGTTTTTGCCAGTAAAACGGTGGCTCCAGGCATTGCCCACGCCGGACTCGCATATGGCGGCGGCTGGCATCTGCTGCTGATTCAGCTAGCCGGAACCATTATCGTGATTGCTTTGGTCGCTGCCATGGTCACGATTATTACGAGTATCCTTACCCAGTTTGTTGCCATCCGCGTATCGCCAGCCGCTGAAAAAATGGGACTAGACTACAGTGAGCATGCCGAACCGGTTGACGAAGAAGTCGCAGCCAGCTGGGAACAACATACGCCGGTTAGCTCGTTTCCGGATGAGTTCAAAGGCCAGCTACATGGCTTTGATCCCCGACCACATCAAAATGATCAGTGA
- a CDS encoding Dyp-type peroxidase produces the protein MTIDLRDVQDVYKDAGSDIIFATFDLKREDPASDKAMIADLAEHLPAFINSMNIRYPEAKLAVAFGLSRKAWDYLFPEAARPKELENFQSIVGPKYTAVATPADLFFHIRSQNSAVPFELMSEIMAIIEANTVTLDETHGFRYFEGRAIIGFVDGTENPSALDTPEYAVIGDEDPAFENGSYAFAQKYQHNLDAWNDLSTEDQEKAIGRKKFNDLELDDEAKLANSHNVVSQDNDGGVEHKIVRMNVPFSNPAEKINGTYFIGYARHWTVTKRMLQGMFEKSDRLLDFSTPLTGELFFIPSKSVLGKIADGEL, from the coding sequence ATGACCATTGATTTACGGGACGTTCAAGATGTTTACAAGGATGCAGGCTCAGACATTATCTTTGCCACGTTTGATCTAAAACGAGAAGACCCCGCTAGTGACAAGGCAATGATTGCCGACTTGGCGGAGCATCTGCCAGCTTTTATCAACAGCATGAATATTCGTTACCCCGAGGCAAAATTAGCAGTCGCTTTCGGGTTGTCGCGCAAGGCATGGGACTATCTTTTTCCCGAAGCCGCACGACCAAAGGAATTGGAAAATTTTCAATCTATCGTTGGGCCAAAATACACAGCCGTCGCAACACCGGCTGATTTATTCTTCCATATCCGCTCGCAAAACTCGGCCGTACCGTTCGAACTAATGAGCGAGATTATGGCCATTATTGAAGCCAATACGGTAACCCTCGATGAGACCCACGGCTTCCGCTACTTTGAAGGACGGGCCATTATCGGTTTCGTCGATGGCACCGAGAATCCAAGCGCCTTAGACACGCCGGAATATGCCGTCATTGGCGATGAAGACCCGGCATTTGAAAATGGCTCCTATGCGTTTGCCCAGAAGTATCAGCATAATCTAGACGCATGGAACGACCTGTCAACCGAAGATCAGGAAAAAGCGATTGGCCGTAAGAAATTTAACGATCTTGAACTAGACGACGAAGCCAAACTGGCGAACTCACATAACGTGGTTTCTCAGGATAATGACGGCGGCGTGGAACATAAAATTGTCCGCATGAACGTGCCCTTCAGCAACCCGGCTGAAAAGATCAACGGCACCTACTTTATCGGCTATGCCCGCCATTGGACCGTCACCAAACGGATGTTGCAAGGGATGTTCGAAAAATCCGACCGGCTATTGGACTTTTCAACCCCGTTAACAGGCGAACTCTTCTTCATCCCGTCTAAATCCGTATTGGGGAAAATTGCTGACGGGGAACTATAA
- a CDS encoding MgtC/SapB family protein yields the protein MTVLNQVELVVRLLVAAFCGFAIGYERKNRFKNAGIRTHMIVALGSALIMIVSKYGFFDILNLKNMALDPSRVAAQIVSGVSFLGAGAILVRHNNVNGLTTAAGVWTTAAVGMAIGAKLYIIGLSATVLVLCIQVLLHHHYRWLPGGDNGILTIRIRNEGFDMEHMRQTLGKYHIKVLNVSIKHEGDEVKMTLHVESKANEDMRRLLTFYADNPNIISIEF from the coding sequence ATGACAGTACTGAATCAGGTTGAATTAGTCGTCCGGTTGTTGGTCGCGGCATTTTGCGGTTTTGCCATTGGTTATGAACGCAAAAACCGCTTCAAAAACGCCGGCATTCGGACACATATGATTGTGGCGCTAGGTTCTGCGTTGATTATGATCGTATCTAAATACGGTTTCTTTGATATTTTAAATTTGAAAAATATGGCACTGGATCCATCCCGGGTGGCAGCGCAAATTGTCAGTGGGGTCAGTTTTCTGGGTGCCGGTGCGATTTTAGTGCGGCACAATAATGTCAATGGCTTAACCACGGCCGCTGGTGTCTGGACGACGGCTGCAGTGGGGATGGCAATCGGCGCCAAGCTTTATATTATCGGCTTGTCCGCGACTGTTTTGGTTCTGTGTATTCAGGTGTTGCTGCATCATCATTATCGGTGGTTACCAGGTGGCGATAATGGCATTTTGACCATTCGCATTCGTAATGAAGGGTTCGATATGGAACACATGCGACAAACACTGGGTAAGTATCACATTAAGGTCCTAAACGTTTCGATTAAACATGAAGGCGATGAAGTCAAGATGACGTTGCATGTTGAAAGTAAAGCCAATGAGGATATGCGACGTTTGTTGACGTTTTATGCAGATAATCCCAACATTATTTCAATTGAGTTTTAA
- a CDS encoding DNA/RNA non-specific endonuclease yields MNNLVTLMLILAGITLLLLRNGTKRQRRANRKLAITLLLVGIASGGYTYTQQHPQTNWLPALTSSSSSSTSTAKTGTSQQPVKQLAQLTENGQPEITINNNDPGFTQSELTTSNGPWTRFSDLDSLNRVGTANALLNQSIMPKVKREPLTWNPTGWHNKKVHGEWLYNRSHLIGFQLSGENNNPKNLMTGTRQLNSPLMQAHEDDIAHYLKQSPQHFVRYEVTPIFRGDERLARGVAMRAQSIGDNTIRFNVYIFNVQPGVTLNYSDGTSQIN; encoded by the coding sequence ATGAACAACTTAGTCACATTGATGCTGATCCTTGCTGGCATAACGCTGCTTTTATTACGCAATGGCACCAAACGCCAACGCCGCGCCAACCGTAAACTTGCAATCACCCTTTTGTTAGTTGGCATTGCGAGTGGCGGCTACACTTATACGCAACAACACCCGCAAACCAATTGGCTGCCAGCTTTAACTAGTAGTAGCAGTAGTAGCACATCAACCGCTAAAACCGGCACGTCGCAGCAACCGGTTAAGCAATTAGCACAACTTACCGAAAACGGTCAGCCGGAAATCACAATCAACAATAATGATCCCGGTTTTACGCAATCCGAATTGACGACCAGTAACGGACCATGGACGCGTTTTAGCGACTTGGATTCTTTAAACCGTGTCGGTACCGCGAATGCCCTTTTAAACCAAAGCATCATGCCCAAAGTAAAACGCGAGCCTTTGACTTGGAATCCGACTGGCTGGCATAACAAGAAGGTTCATGGTGAATGGCTCTATAACCGCAGTCATTTGATCGGTTTTCAGTTATCCGGCGAGAATAACAATCCCAAAAATCTGATGACAGGCACACGTCAACTCAACTCACCTTTAATGCAGGCGCATGAAGATGACATTGCGCATTATCTCAAACAATCCCCTCAACACTTTGTCCGCTATGAAGTCACCCCGATTTTTCGCGGCGATGAACGCCTAGCCCGCGGTGTGGCCATGCGGGCGCAAAGTATTGGCGATAACACGATTCGCTTTAATGTGTATATCTTCAATGTCCAGCCTGGTGTCACCCTCAATTACAGCGATGGAACCAGTCAGATCAATTAA
- a CDS encoding ABC-F family ATP-binding cassette domain-containing protein yields MLTVNNVSMTFSDRKLYEDVNLKFTPGNCYGIIGANGAGKSTFLKILEGELTPTTGTVSLSPNERMSSLKQDHFAFDDQTVMNTVLQGWERLYQVMTEKDALYAKPDFSEADGNKAAELEGEFAEMDGWNAESDASQLLQSLGISESEHQKLMADLPEGEKVKVLLAQALFGKPDVLLLDEPTNGLDPQAISWLEDFLADYEHTVLVVSHDRHFLNAVCTMMCDVDFGKIELYVGNYDFWKQSSELALQLQSQANAKKEEQIKQLQEFVARFSANASKSKQATSRKKQLEKITLDDIRPSSRKYPYIKFEPERAIGNDLLRVENVSKTIDGQPVLQNVSFILRPGDKTGIISRNDVTATVLMQLLAGELEPDSGTINWGVTTSRAAMPKDLNPEFDHPELNILDWLRQFAPQEEQDNTFLRGFLGRMLFSGDEVLKQLNVLSGGEKVRSYLAKMMLSKANVLIMDDPTNHLDLESITSLNDALIDFTGSLIFTSHDHQFIQTIADHIIEVGPLGVVDRADTSYDEFMQHETAQAQVAAIYPASEH; encoded by the coding sequence TTGCTCACAGTAAATAATGTTTCGATGACGTTCTCGGATAGGAAACTTTACGAAGACGTTAATTTGAAATTTACCCCTGGCAATTGCTATGGCATTATTGGTGCCAATGGGGCGGGGAAATCGACTTTTCTCAAGATTCTTGAAGGCGAATTAACACCGACAACCGGGACCGTGAGTTTGTCGCCGAATGAGCGGATGAGTAGCCTGAAGCAGGATCACTTTGCCTTTGATGATCAAACGGTGATGAATACGGTTTTGCAAGGGTGGGAACGCTTGTATCAAGTGATGACCGAAAAAGATGCCTTGTATGCCAAGCCGGACTTTTCTGAAGCGGATGGTAATAAGGCAGCCGAACTGGAAGGCGAGTTTGCGGAAATGGACGGTTGGAATGCCGAAAGTGATGCCTCGCAGCTTTTGCAGTCTTTGGGGATTAGCGAAAGTGAACACCAGAAGCTCATGGCTGATTTGCCCGAAGGTGAGAAGGTCAAGGTTTTGCTCGCCCAAGCGCTTTTCGGTAAGCCGGATGTGTTGTTGCTGGACGAACCGACAAACGGACTTGACCCGCAGGCGATTAGCTGGCTGGAAGACTTTTTGGCTGACTATGAACACACCGTTTTAGTGGTTTCCCATGACCGGCATTTCCTGAATGCGGTTTGTACCATGATGTGTGATGTCGATTTTGGCAAGATTGAATTGTATGTCGGTAATTATGACTTCTGGAAGCAGAGCTCGGAATTGGCCTTGCAACTGCAAAGTCAGGCCAATGCCAAAAAAGAAGAGCAGATTAAACAGCTGCAAGAATTCGTTGCCCGTTTTTCAGCGAATGCGTCTAAATCCAAGCAAGCCACATCGCGCAAGAAGCAACTTGAAAAAATTACATTGGACGATATCCGTCCCAGCTCGCGTAAGTATCCGTATATCAAGTTTGAACCTGAACGCGCCATCGGTAACGACTTATTACGAGTGGAAAATGTTTCCAAGACGATTGATGGCCAGCCGGTGTTGCAAAATGTGAGCTTCATTTTGCGCCCCGGTGACAAAACCGGCATTATTAGCCGCAATGACGTGACGGCCACCGTTTTAATGCAGTTGCTGGCTGGCGAATTGGAGCCGGACAGCGGAACGATTAACTGGGGTGTGACGACCAGTCGAGCCGCAATGCCTAAAGACCTGAATCCGGAGTTTGACCATCCGGAACTCAACATTTTGGATTGGTTGCGTCAGTTTGCCCCGCAAGAAGAACAGGACAACACTTTCCTGCGCGGTTTTCTGGGGCGGATGCTTTTCTCCGGTGATGAAGTACTCAAGCAGCTTAACGTTTTATCTGGCGGCGAAAAGGTACGATCATACCTGGCCAAAATGATGTTGAGTAAAGCCAATGTGCTCATTATGGACGATCCCACGAATCATCTTGATTTGGAAAGTATTACGAGTCTGAATGACGCGTTGATTGATTTCACCGGCTCCTTGATCTTTACCAGTCACGATCATCAATTTATTCAAACGATCGCTGACCATATTATTGAAGTCGGGCCGCTGGGTGTAGTTGACCGCGCCGACACAAGTTACGACGAATTCATGCAACACGAAACTGCCCAGGCGCAGGTGGCGGCGATTTATCCGGCATCTGAGCATTAA
- a CDS encoding MutS-related protein, with protein MTQPVMILLGVGGFVVAVVLLNLILTGQRQLRLKRDLIANWGKLPVKRGGSERYLKAAYLDHEAQVNHDCQIDDLTWQDLDMFDVFKQLNATQSSVGAERVYAQLRAYNLGKPDVNEALISFFQTHAEERLKVQLAFAGLGEDVANNSQHYLRTTTQSALPHAWRFKVLGSLPLVGLVLALVLPAVGVSIIVLSLMVNLFYYVLKREALDAEVTAMGYLVRTIVTVEHLVKIQQPTQDALRAAVRPMRGITRLAFVFRSRDNSSSDMITEYFSSMFMLGFIAYNNVLTRLYHNHDEALTLWQALGDLELAIAIANFRTAHSQSSQPAFAAGGMTATKIVHPLLKHPVANPVAWNKNALITGANASGKSTYVKSIAVNAILAQTINTVLAEKLTMQPGLVMTAMAVRDDLSEGDSYFVAEIKAIHRLLRAVASNKRVYGFIDEILKGTNTVERIAASASVINWLSHYPSLVVVATHDNELTDIMGDQCINWHFQEKVTQKDGVVFDYLLHQGPATSHNAIALLATMAYPEPLIKDARQLAADFERNKAWPKYRQGGIQA; from the coding sequence ATGACACAACCAGTCATGATTTTATTAGGTGTTGGGGGTTTCGTTGTTGCAGTTGTGCTGCTCAACCTTATCTTAACGGGGCAACGACAACTGAGGCTTAAACGCGATCTGATTGCGAATTGGGGCAAGCTGCCGGTTAAACGTGGTGGCAGTGAGCGCTATTTAAAAGCGGCGTACCTTGATCATGAAGCGCAGGTTAACCATGATTGTCAGATTGATGATTTAACCTGGCAGGATCTCGATATGTTTGACGTGTTTAAACAACTGAATGCGACTCAGAGCAGTGTCGGTGCCGAGCGGGTTTATGCACAATTGCGAGCCTATAATTTAGGCAAGCCCGATGTCAATGAAGCGTTGATCAGCTTTTTCCAGACCCATGCAGAAGAACGGCTCAAAGTGCAGCTGGCATTTGCCGGACTGGGGGAAGATGTTGCTAACAACAGCCAGCATTATTTACGCACCACGACTCAGTCTGCTTTGCCGCATGCTTGGCGGTTTAAAGTGTTAGGCAGTTTGCCGCTGGTCGGCTTGGTGCTGGCGCTGGTACTTCCGGCTGTTGGCGTGAGCATCATCGTCTTGAGTTTGATGGTGAATCTTTTCTATTATGTTTTGAAGCGTGAAGCCTTGGACGCTGAAGTAACGGCGATGGGCTACTTAGTACGAACGATTGTTACCGTGGAACATTTGGTCAAAATTCAGCAGCCCACTCAGGATGCTTTGCGTGCTGCCGTTCGACCGATGCGGGGGATTACCCGGTTGGCGTTTGTGTTTCGCTCGCGGGATAACAGCTCAAGCGACATGATCACCGAGTATTTTAGCAGCATGTTTATGTTGGGCTTTATTGCTTATAATAATGTGTTGACGCGGTTATATCACAACCATGACGAGGCCTTGACTTTGTGGCAGGCGTTGGGCGATTTGGAGTTAGCGATTGCGATTGCCAATTTTCGGACGGCTCATTCGCAAAGCAGCCAGCCGGCGTTTGCAGCAGGCGGCATGACGGCCACGAAAATCGTGCATCCGCTATTGAAACACCCAGTTGCCAATCCGGTAGCGTGGAACAAAAATGCCTTGATTACCGGAGCCAACGCGTCAGGGAAATCGACATACGTTAAAAGCATAGCGGTGAATGCCATTTTGGCGCAGACGATTAATACGGTTTTAGCTGAAAAGTTGACGATGCAGCCGGGATTGGTGATGACAGCCATGGCGGTTCGGGATGATCTCAGTGAAGGCGATAGTTATTTTGTCGCGGAAATTAAAGCGATTCACCGGTTGTTAAGGGCAGTGGCGTCAAACAAGCGGGTTTATGGGTTTATTGACGAGATCCTAAAAGGCACCAATACAGTCGAACGTATTGCCGCCTCAGCCAGTGTCATCAACTGGTTAAGCCATTATCCGAGTTTGGTCGTGGTTGCCACGCACGACAATGAACTAACCGACATCATGGGGGATCAGTGCATCAATTGGCATTTTCAGGAAAAAGTGACCCAAAAAGATGGCGTCGTATTTGATTACTTACTGCATCAAGGACCGGCCACTTCCCATAATGCGATTGCGTTGTTGGCAACAATGGCCTATCCTGAGCCGCTGATTAAAGATGCGCGTCAACTCGCCGCGGATTTCGAACGCAACAAAGCATGGCCCAAATATCGGCAAGGAGGGATTCAAGCGTGA
- a CDS encoding uracil-DNA glycosylase family protein, translating into MTTADKIFEAIRQDPANATFTAQGWDPLYHIEPDATILIASQAPGRKAQTTKTYWNDPSGDRLRTWMGVTKDQFYHSGKIAVLPLDFYYPGKGKSGDLPPRKDFAAKWHPSLLALMPHIQLTIVIGAYAQKYYLGKRREKTLTATVKNFRAYLPTYFPIVHPSPLNYGWVNRNPWFMAEVVPALQERVARLMK; encoded by the coding sequence GTGACAACGGCCGACAAGATTTTTGAAGCAATTCGGCAGGATCCGGCTAATGCAACCTTTACGGCTCAAGGTTGGGATCCGTTATATCACATCGAACCTGACGCAACGATTTTGATCGCAAGCCAGGCGCCGGGACGCAAAGCCCAGACAACCAAAACCTATTGGAATGATCCAAGCGGTGATCGTCTGCGGACATGGATGGGCGTTACCAAAGATCAGTTTTATCACAGCGGTAAAATTGCCGTTTTACCATTAGACTTTTACTACCCGGGAAAAGGTAAGTCCGGAGATTTACCGCCGCGCAAAGATTTCGCCGCAAAATGGCATCCGTCCTTGTTAGCGTTAATGCCCCATATTCAGCTGACCATTGTTATTGGTGCCTATGCGCAAAAATATTACTTAGGCAAGCGCCGGGAAAAAACGTTAACGGCAACGGTTAAAAACTTTCGGGCTTACTTACCGACGTATTTTCCGATTGTCCATCCCTCGCCACTTAACTATGGTTGGGTCAATCGCAATCCATGGTTTATGGCTGAAGTTGTGCCTGCTTTACAGGAACGAGTGGCACGACTAATGAAGTAG
- a CDS encoding MIP/aquaporin family protein, translating into MWTQTLGEFIGTFILVLLGDGVVAGVSLNKSKANGAGWIAITLGWGLAVTMGVYAAAFLGPAHLNPAVTLAFAAIGQFPWAWVMPFVGAQMLGALLGAAVVWLHYYPHWEATNDPATTLGVFATGPAIRNYAANFISEFIGTAVLIFGLLAFTKGKWTDGLNPIGVGILITAIGLSLGGTTGYAINPARDLGPRLAHAILPIAHKGDSDWPYAWVPILGPLAGGVVGALIFTVLP; encoded by the coding sequence ATGTGGACACAAACATTAGGTGAATTCATCGGTACCTTCATCCTGGTACTGCTTGGCGATGGTGTCGTTGCCGGCGTATCGCTGAATAAATCCAAAGCGAATGGTGCTGGCTGGATTGCTATCACACTCGGGTGGGGCTTAGCCGTGACGATGGGCGTTTATGCCGCGGCATTTCTCGGTCCAGCCCACCTTAACCCGGCCGTGACGCTTGCGTTTGCTGCCATCGGTCAATTTCCATGGGCTTGGGTCATGCCATTTGTCGGTGCGCAAATGCTCGGCGCTTTACTGGGAGCGGCAGTTGTGTGGTTGCATTACTATCCGCACTGGGAAGCGACCAACGATCCTGCGACAACGTTAGGCGTTTTTGCAACCGGCCCCGCGATTCGCAATTATGCGGCCAACTTCATATCCGAATTCATCGGCACGGCTGTTTTGATCTTCGGACTTTTGGCCTTTACAAAGGGAAAATGGACAGATGGACTGAATCCAATCGGTGTCGGCATCCTAATCACCGCTATCGGCCTATCGCTTGGCGGGACGACGGGTTATGCCATTAACCCGGCACGAGACTTGGGACCACGCCTCGCCCACGCCATTTTGCCAATCGCACACAAAGGCGATTCCGACTGGCCTTATGCTTGGGTACCGATATTAGGACCCCTGGCAGGCGGCGTTGTTGGTGCCTTGATCTTCACGGTTTTGCCGTAA